GGGTATTCACCCGAGTCGCCCAACGCCTGCTGGCCATGGCCGCCGGGATCTGGCACAACTGGACCACCGGCGTCACCAGCAAACGATCACTCACCGCCTACGACCACTGACCAGCAGCTTCACGGAATCATTCATCTAGGTGGTGGCCATGGCCGCCGGCTATTCGGACGTAAGGACCCGGACCGACGGTCAGATCGGGCTGGTGGGGCCGCCGAGTCCGTAGCCGCGTCCGTCGCCGTGCTGGCGGCGCTTGAGGTAGCGCTCGAACTCCTTGGCGATCGCCTCGCCGGAGGCCTCGGGCAGCTCGGCGGCGTCGCGCTGCTCCTCCAGGGCCTCGACGTACTCGCGGACCTCGGCGTCCTCGCGGGCGAGCTCGTCGACGCCGCGCTGCCAGGCCTCGGACTGCTCGGGCAGCTCGCCGAGCGGGATCGGCGTGTCGACGAGGTCCTCGATGCGGCGCAGGAGGGCGACCGTGGCCTTGGGGCACGGCGGCGGCGCGACGTAGTGCGGGACGGCCGCCCAGAACGACACGGCACGGAGTCCGGCGTCGGTCGCCGCGCTCTGCAGGACGCCGACGATGCCGGTGGGGCCCTCGTACCTGGAGGGCTCGAGCGACAGGGACGTGCCGAGGTCGGCGTTGCTCGTGTTGCCGGTGACGGGCACCGGGCGGGTGTGCGGAGCGTCGGCGAGCAGCGCACCGAGCGTGACGACGGTGTGGACGCCGAGCTCCTCGGCGAGCCCGAGGATGTCGGCGCAGAACTGCCGCCAGCGCATCGAGGGCTCGATGCCGCGCACCAGGACGATGTCGTGTGGCGCCAGCGGCGGCCGGGCGACGGACAGTCGGGTGGACGGCCACGCGATGGTGCTGGTGACGCCGTCGTCCTCGAGCGACACCTGCGGCCGGTTGACCTGGAAGTCGTAGTAGTCCTCGGGGTCGAGCGCCGCGAACGGCTGCGCCTTCCACGTCTGTTCGAGGTGCTCGACCGCTCCCGTCGCGGAGTCGGCCGCGTCGTTCCACCCCTCGAACGCGCAGATGAGGGTCGGCTCGACGAGCTCGGGCAGTCCACCCTCGACCTCGATCAACGGCCCTCCTCCGATCGTCGCGATCCGCTCGACCGGGCCACCCTACGCCGGGACGGGGCGTCACCGTCGGGCATCGTTCCCGGGGCTCGTTTTTCCCTGACCCCTTAAACTGAACTCTTGCCCTGTCCACGACACCGAGGAGAATCGTGCCCGCTCCTACCGCAGCCGACCTTCGACACGCCCTGCGCGAACGCGTGGTGGTTGCCGACGGAGCGATGGGGACGATGCTCCAGGCGGCGGATCCGAGCCTCGACGACTTCGAGGGTCACGAGGGCTGCAACGAGATCCTCAACGTTACCAGGCCGGACGTCGTGCGATCGGTGCACGACGAGTACCTCGCGGTAGGCGTCGACGCGATCGAGACCAACACGTTCGGCGCCAACCTGGGCAACCTCGGCGAGTACGACATCCCCGAGCGCATCGAGGAGCTCGCCGAGGCGGGCGCGCGCATCGGACGCGAGGCGACCGACGCCTGGTCGACCCCCGAGCACCCGAGGTGGACGATCGGCTCGGTCGGTCCCGGCACCAAACTGCCGACGCTCGGTCACGTGCCGTTCGCCGTCCTGCGCGACGCCTACCAGCGGCAGGCCGAGGGCATGCTCGCGGGTGGCGTGCACGCCGTGCTGGTGGAGACCGCCCAGGACCTCCTGCAGGCCAAGGCCGCGGTGATCGGCATGAAGCGGGCGATCGCCGCCGCGGGTGCCGACGTCCCCGTCTTCGTCCAGGTGACGATCGAGACCAACGGCGCGATGCTGCTCGGCTCGGAGATCGGGGCCGCGCTCACCGCGCTCGAACCACTCGACGTCGACCTGATCGGCCTGAACTGCGCGACCGGCCCGCAGGAGATGAGCGAGCACCTCCGTTACCTCGCGAGGCACTCGCGAGTCGATCTGTCCTGCATGCCGAACGCCGGGTTGCCCCAGCTCGGTCCGAACGGCGCGTGGTACCCGCTGAGCCCCGAGGAGCTCGCCGACGCGCACGAGACGTTCACCCGTGACTTCGGGCTCTCGCTCGTCGGTGGCTGCTGTGGCACCACACCCGAGCACCTGCGGCAGGTCGTCGAGCGGGTACGCGGCAAGGACCTCGCCACGCGCAAGGTAAGGCACGAGGCAGGTACGTCGTCGCTGTACCAGCACGTGCCCTTCCGGCAGGACACCACGTTCCTCACGATCGGTGAGCGCACCAACGCGAACGGTTCGCGCCAGTTCCGCGACGCGATGCTGGAGGACCGGTGGGACGCGTGCGTCGACATCGCGCGCGACCAGATCCGTGACGGCGCCCACCTGCTCGACGTCTGCATCGACTACGTCGGCCGCGACGGCGTCGCCGACATGCGTGCGGTCGCGGGCCGGCTGGCGACGGCGTCGACGCTGCCCGTCGTCCTCGACTCCACCGAGCTGGCGGTCGTCGAGGCCGGGCTCGAGATGCTCGGCGGTCGGTGCGTCATCAACTCCGTGAACTACGAGGACGGCGACGGACCCGACTCGCGCATCGCGAAGATGATGCCGCTGGTCCGTGAGTTCGGTGCAGGGGCCGTCGCCCTGACGATCGACGAGGAGGGCCAGGCGCGCACGACCGAGTGGAAGGTGCGGGTCGCCGAGCGGCTGATCACGGACCTCACCCAGAACTGGGGCATGCGCACCGAGGACATCATCATCGACTGCCTGACCTTCCCCATCGCGACGGGCCAGGAGGAGACCCGGCGCGACGGGATCGCCACGATCGAGGCGATCAAGGAGGTCAAGAAGCGGTTCCCCGACGTGCAGACGACGCTCGGTGTCTCGAACATCTCGTTCGGGCTCAACCCCGCGGCGCGGATCGTCCTCAACTCGGTGTTCCTGCACGAATGCGTGCAGGCAGGCCTCGACTCGGCGATCGTCCACGCCAGCAAGATCCTGCCGATAGCGCGCATCCCCGAGGACCAGCGCAACGTCGCGCTCGACCTCGTGTACGACCGTCGCCGCGAGGGCTACGACCCGCTGCAGGTGATGCTCGACATGTTCACCGGCGTCGACGCCCAGGCACAGCGGGCGTCGCGCGCGGAGGAGCTCGCCGGCCTGCCGCTGGGGGAGCGGCTGCAGCGCCGGATCATCGACGGTGAGGCGAAGGGTCTCGAGGACGACCTCGACGCGGCGATGAAGGACCGCTCGCCGCTCGAGATCATCAACAACGAGCTGCTCGAGGGCATGCGTGTCGTCGGCGAGCTCTTCGGCTCCGGTCAGATGCAGCTGCCGTTCGTGCTGCAGTCGGCCGAGGTGATGAAGACCGCGGTCGCCTATCTCGAACCGCACATGGAGTCGACCGACGACGACGGCAAGGGCACGATCGTGCTCGCGACCGTCAAGGGCGACGTGCACGACATCGGCAAGAACCTCGTCGACATCATCATGTCGAACAACGGCTACACGGTCGTCAACCTCGGCATCAAGCAGCCGGTGTCGGCGATCCTGCAGGCCGCCGACGAGCACAACGCCGACGCGATCGGCATGTCGGGGCTGCTGGTGAAGTCGACCGTGATCATGAAGGAGAACCTCGAGGAGATGAACACCCGCGACGTCGCGTCGCGGTGGCCCGTCCTCCTCGGCGGCGCCGCGCTGACCAGGGGCTACGTCGAGCAGGATCTCGCCGACGTCTTCGACGGCGACGTGCGCTACGCGCGCGATGCGTTCGAGGGCCTGCGCCTGATGGACGCGCTGATGGCCGTCCGCCGCGGTCATGTTCCCCCCGAGGCCATGCCGGGCGGCGGTGACGACGGCAAGGCCAAGGAGCGCCGCGCCAGGCGTGAACGGTCGAAGCGCATCGCCGAGCAACGTCGCGCGGCGGAGGAGGCCGAGGAGACGGAGCTGCCGAAGCGCTCCGATGTCGCGGTGGACAACCCCGTACCGACCCCGCCGTTCTGGGGTGACCGGATCGTCAAGGGCGTCGCGCTCGCCGATTACTCGGCACTGCTCGACGAGCG
Above is a window of Streptosporangiales bacterium DNA encoding:
- a CDS encoding IS982 family transposase, whose translation is VFTRVAQRLLAMAAGIWHNWTTGVTSKRSLTAYDH
- a CDS encoding PAC2 family protein, encoding MIEVEGGLPELVEPTLICAFEGWNDAADSATGAVEHLEQTWKAQPFAALDPEDYYDFQVNRPQVSLEDDGVTSTIAWPSTRLSVARPPLAPHDIVLVRGIEPSMRWRQFCADILGLAEELGVHTVVTLGALLADAPHTRPVPVTGNTSNADLGTSLSLEPSRYEGPTGIVGVLQSAATDAGLRAVSFWAAVPHYVAPPPCPKATVALLRRIEDLVDTPIPLGELPEQSEAWQRGVDELAREDAEVREYVEALEEQRDAAELPEASGEAIAKEFERYLKRRQHGDGRGYGLGGPTSPI
- the metH gene encoding methionine synthase, which translates into the protein MGTMLQAADPSLDDFEGHEGCNEILNVTRPDVVRSVHDEYLAVGVDAIETNTFGANLGNLGEYDIPERIEELAEAGARIGREATDAWSTPEHPRWTIGSVGPGTKLPTLGHVPFAVLRDAYQRQAEGMLAGGVHAVLVETAQDLLQAKAAVIGMKRAIAAAGADVPVFVQVTIETNGAMLLGSEIGAALTALEPLDVDLIGLNCATGPQEMSEHLRYLARHSRVDLSCMPNAGLPQLGPNGAWYPLSPEELADAHETFTRDFGLSLVGGCCGTTPEHLRQVVERVRGKDLATRKVRHEAGTSSLYQHVPFRQDTTFLTIGERTNANGSRQFRDAMLEDRWDACVDIARDQIRDGAHLLDVCIDYVGRDGVADMRAVAGRLATASTLPVVLDSTELAVVEAGLEMLGGRCVINSVNYEDGDGPDSRIAKMMPLVREFGAGAVALTIDEEGQARTTEWKVRVAERLITDLTQNWGMRTEDIIIDCLTFPIATGQEETRRDGIATIEAIKEVKKRFPDVQTTLGVSNISFGLNPAARIVLNSVFLHECVQAGLDSAIVHASKILPIARIPEDQRNVALDLVYDRRREGYDPLQVMLDMFTGVDAQAQRASRAEELAGLPLGERLQRRIIDGEAKGLEDDLDAAMKDRSPLEIINNELLEGMRVVGELFGSGQMQLPFVLQSAEVMKTAVAYLEPHMESTDDDGKGTIVLATVKGDVHDIGKNLVDIIMSNNGYTVVNLGIKQPVSAILQAADEHNADAIGMSGLLVKSTVIMKENLEEMNTRDVASRWPVLLGGAALTRGYVEQDLADVFDGDVRYARDAFEGLRLMDALMAVRRGHVPPEAMPGGGDDGKAKERRARRERSKRIAEQRRAAEEAEETELPKRSDVAVDNPVPTPPFWGDRIVKGVALADYSALLDERATFMGQWGLRGARGGKGLSYEELVETDGRPRLRYWVDRLQTENVLEAAVVYGYYPCVSKDDDLVVLTEDGGESCRFTFPRQRRERRLCLADFFRAEDSGERDVVGFTLVTVGNRISEYANELFAANAYRDYLEVHGLSVQLTEALAEYWHRRMRQELQLPDGTALAAEDPDDVEEFFKLGYRGARFSLGYGACPDLEDRAKIVTLLKPERIGVELSEEFQLHPEQSTDAIVLHHPEAKYFNAR